In Thiospirochaeta perfilievii, a single window of DNA contains:
- a CDS encoding transglycosylase SLT domain-containing protein, translated as MIKFSSLKHTLILTLLFILVGCKTDHIKKKDVEYLFWNASLKTENSFIKEAVKELNDEKGETLIVNRYNSPQTQEEVIDFFTGYTGNRDIAQAILKYSIKYDVPPSLAFALSKAESSFNPKAINRNSTSIDRGLFQLNSTTFSDLTLEEFFDIDTNSAKGIKFIRWCLDTGKNEVSALAMYNAGSGRVSGRGTPKMTLDYISKVLDYRGVLLDEFNLEMSSFARINPKSVKLVKDVTLPLD; from the coding sequence ATGATTAAATTTAGTAGTTTAAAACACACCCTGATTTTAACGTTATTATTTATTTTGGTAGGGTGTAAGACAGATCATATAAAGAAAAAAGATGTAGAATATCTTTTTTGGAATGCATCTCTGAAAACAGAAAACAGTTTTATTAAAGAGGCTGTTAAAGAGTTAAACGATGAAAAGGGTGAGACCCTTATTGTAAATAGATATAACTCTCCCCAGACACAAGAAGAGGTTATTGATTTTTTTACTGGTTATACAGGGAATAGGGATATTGCTCAAGCTATTCTAAAGTACTCTATAAAGTACGATGTTCCTCCATCATTGGCATTTGCCCTTTCTAAGGCTGAAAGCAGTTTTAATCCAAAAGCTATTAATAGAAACTCAACTTCAATTGATAGAGGACTTTTTCAGTTAAACTCAACAACTTTTTCTGATTTAACATTAGAAGAGTTTTTTGATATTGATACGAATTCCGCAAAGGGAATTAAATTTATACGTTGGTGTCTTGATACTGGGAAGAACGAAGTTTCTGCTTTAGCTATGTATAATGCAGGTTCCGGAAGGGTTTCAGGAAGAGGTACACCTAAAATGACCTTAGACTACATTTCTAAGGTCTTAGACTACAGGGGAGTACTTCTTGATGAATTTAATTTGGAAATGAGTTCTTTTGCCAGAATAAACCCTAAAAGTGTTAAGCTTGTAAAAGATGTTACTTTACCTCTAGATTGA
- the aroF gene encoding 3-deoxy-7-phosphoheptulonate synthase — protein sequence MIIVLKRNITEKDKNNIIDFLQSRSFRVKEIVGEEESILGAVGHNGLDPRQLELMGGVAKVIPISKPYKLASREFKKSDTIFNVGPVTVGGNRVTVIAGPCAVESKEQIIESAYAVKKAGAVMLRGGAFKPRTSPYSFQGLQEKGCQYLKEASELTGLPVVTEIVAPGDADMMKDYVDVFQIGARNMQNFELLKTVGRIGKPVVLKRGMSATIEEWLMAAEYLMSEGNDNIILCERGIRTYENFTRNTLDISAVPIIQQLSHLPVIVDPSHATGLRDKVSPMALAAIAAGANGLVVEVHPDPDKALSDGPQSLYPEQFEKLMCDIKELAPVMDKELTTLPKEKSVIELSERTESHIGAAFQGVRGAYSEMAVYNYYGKDVGFPLPQKSFKDVFNSVLDGSADSGLIPLENSLAGSINENYDLLKNYSDLCITGEVKVRVSHALIGTIDSEISDIKEVYSHPQALAQSSVFIEKNKMTPISYYDTAGAVKDISEKSDKTKGAIASSVSAEIYGMKILKEGIETHPGNYTRFAVIQRRDRAVDVDWNKASMVFNIKDEQGALSKYLSIFNKYNLNMTKIESRPVHGKPWSYTFYIDVTFDGDKEIFNQIERELSNQADDFRLLGLYQACK from the coding sequence ATGATTATAGTATTAAAGAGAAATATAACTGAAAAAGATAAAAATAATATTATAGACTTTCTACAAAGTCGTAGCTTTAGGGTTAAGGAGATTGTAGGAGAAGAAGAGTCTATTCTAGGAGCCGTTGGTCATAATGGTCTAGACCCAAGACAACTTGAGTTAATGGGTGGAGTTGCAAAGGTTATTCCAATTTCTAAACCATATAAGTTAGCTTCCCGTGAGTTTAAAAAAAGTGATACAATTTTCAATGTAGGACCTGTTACTGTTGGAGGTAATAGAGTTACTGTTATTGCCGGCCCCTGTGCCGTAGAATCAAAAGAACAGATAATAGAGTCTGCTTATGCTGTAAAAAAAGCCGGAGCAGTTATGCTCCGTGGTGGAGCTTTTAAACCAAGAACCTCCCCTTACTCATTTCAAGGACTTCAGGAGAAGGGTTGTCAATATTTAAAAGAGGCTAGTGAGTTAACCGGTCTTCCTGTTGTTACTGAAATAGTAGCTCCTGGAGATGCGGATATGATGAAGGATTATGTAGACGTATTCCAAATCGGTGCTAGAAATATGCAGAACTTTGAGTTATTAAAAACTGTAGGACGTATTGGAAAACCTGTAGTTCTTAAAAGAGGAATGTCTGCAACTATTGAAGAGTGGTTAATGGCTGCTGAATACCTTATGTCAGAGGGTAATGACAATATTATTTTGTGTGAAAGAGGTATTAGAACCTATGAGAATTTTACTAGAAATACTTTAGATATATCAGCGGTACCAATAATTCAACAACTATCCCATCTACCTGTTATTGTTGACCCATCCCATGCCACAGGGCTTAGAGACAAGGTCTCTCCAATGGCTCTAGCAGCTATAGCAGCAGGTGCAAATGGCTTGGTTGTAGAAGTACACCCAGACCCGGATAAAGCCCTCTCTGATGGACCTCAGTCCCTTTATCCTGAGCAATTTGAGAAATTAATGTGCGATATAAAAGAGTTAGCCCCTGTTATGGATAAGGAGTTAACAACACTACCTAAGGAGAAGTCTGTTATAGAACTATCAGAAAGAACAGAGAGTCATATAGGTGCAGCATTTCAAGGTGTAAGAGGTGCTTATAGTGAGATGGCAGTATATAATTATTATGGAAAGGATGTAGGTTTTCCATTACCTCAAAAAAGTTTTAAAGATGTATTTAACTCTGTTTTAGATGGTTCTGCTGATAGTGGTTTGATTCCTCTAGAAAATTCATTAGCAGGTTCAATAAATGAAAATTATGACTTATTAAAAAACTATTCTGATCTTTGTATTACTGGAGAGGTAAAAGTTAGAGTTAGTCATGCATTAATTGGAACTATAGACTCTGAAATTTCGGATATTAAGGAGGTTTACTCCCACCCTCAAGCCCTTGCTCAATCCAGTGTCTTTATTGAAAAAAATAAGATGACACCTATATCCTACTATGATACTGCAGGTGCGGTAAAAGATATTTCCGAGAAAAGCGATAAGACAAAGGGTGCCATTGCAAGTAGTGTTTCAGCTGAAATATATGGAATGAAAATATTAAAAGAAGGTATTGAAACCCACCCTGGAAACTATACAAGGTTTGCAGTTATTCAGCGTAGGGATAGAGCGGTAGATGTTGATTGGAATAAGGCTTCGATGGTTTTTAATATTAAAGATGAACAAGGAGCTCTATCAAAATATCTATCAATATTTAACAAATACAACTTGAATATGACAAAAATAGAGTCTAGACCTGTCCATGGTAAACCTTGGAGTTACACTTTTTACATTGATGTAACTTTTGATGGAGATAAAGAGATTTTCAATCAAATAGAGAGAGAGTTATCAAATCAGGCTGATGACTTTAGGTTGTTAGGTTTATATCAGGCTTGTAAGTAG